A window of the Haloquadratum walsbyi C23 genome harbors these coding sequences:
- a CDS encoding zinc-dependent alcohol dehydrogenase family protein, whose translation MRAAVYYGPRDIRVENVVKPTLEESTDAVVRVTHTAVCGSDLWFYRGKTDRDIPSRVGHEPMGIVEEVGDDVQSVDVGDRVFAPFKISCGMCEFCRRGLHTSCVNGDGWGDDNGGAQGEVIRCRHADGTLVRVPDAYANDDSALRSILPLTDVMGTGHHAAVSAGVSAGSTCVVVGDGAVGLCGVLAARRLGAARIVAVGHHPDRLSLASEFGATDTVSARGQEAIETVQEMTGGGAEHVLECVGATSAMETAVEVCRPGGTVGYVGVPHGLDDGLDLFSFFGDNITLQGGVAPVRAYADELLADVLQGTLDPAPVFTKTVNLDSISEGYQAMDERDAIKVLVEI comes from the coding sequence ATGCGTGCTGCTGTTTACTATGGTCCCCGTGATATCCGCGTTGAGAATGTTGTTAAACCGACGTTAGAAGAGTCAACAGACGCAGTTGTCCGGGTCACACATACCGCTGTCTGTGGGTCCGATTTGTGGTTTTATCGAGGAAAGACAGACCGCGACATTCCTTCTCGAGTTGGTCATGAACCAATGGGTATTGTTGAAGAAGTCGGCGATGATGTGCAGTCTGTTGATGTCGGGGATCGTGTTTTCGCACCATTTAAGATAAGTTGTGGTATGTGTGAATTTTGTCGTCGTGGATTGCATACATCATGTGTGAATGGTGATGGTTGGGGCGATGACAATGGTGGTGCACAAGGTGAGGTGATTCGCTGCCGACATGCAGATGGAACGCTTGTTCGTGTTCCAGATGCTTATGCCAATGACGATAGCGCACTTCGGTCCATACTCCCGCTGACAGATGTCATGGGGACAGGTCATCATGCAGCGGTGAGCGCAGGTGTTAGCGCCGGGTCGACGTGTGTCGTCGTCGGCGATGGGGCTGTTGGGCTCTGTGGTGTGCTTGCGGCTCGCCGGTTAGGGGCTGCGCGAATCGTCGCTGTCGGACATCACCCAGATCGATTATCACTTGCGAGTGAATTTGGCGCTACCGATACAGTCTCCGCACGCGGGCAAGAAGCTATTGAGACCGTTCAAGAGATGACTGGTGGCGGTGCTGAACATGTGCTTGAATGCGTCGGTGCAACGAGCGCAATGGAAACCGCTGTTGAGGTGTGTCGACCCGGAGGGACAGTCGGGTACGTTGGTGTTCCACATGGGCTTGACGATGGTCTTGATCTATTTTCCTTCTTTGGGGATAATATTACGCTACAAGGCGGTGTTGCTCCCGTCCGTGCATATGCAGATGAACTGTTAGCTGACGTCCTTCAGGGGACGCTTGATCCTGCACCAGTGTTTACAAAAACCGTTAATCTTGATTCAATATCGGAGGGATATCAAGCGATGGACGAACGGGA
- a CDS encoding APC family permease: MSQGTREPTAELGLLDATMIGMGAMIGAGIFVLTGLAAEISGPAALLVFVLNGIVTAFTGLSYAELAASIPKSGGGYAFVREIFDDRSSFLLGWMLWFAYMIAGALYALGFAPNFIELLHVYGFTPKPGAVNAIALPIISVDIPVQLGLAFIAVTFLVVVNALSTAASGSAETFFTITKVLILLIFILFGFLSAGGGEPTSFTLQNFDPLFPDDSSALSILPAMGLTFIAFEGYDLITTVTEEVENPRENIPKAIFLSLAATVIIYALVVSVAIGTLGASGLAQAGEAGIAAAATSFMPTGLPIIKNGGAVIVFGAVFSTLTALNAVVIASSRVAFAMGREGQLIGSIGNLHHRFGTPFVAIIVSGAVMLFSVALPTASAGNMSSLFFLLSFIIVNFSVIKLRRERPDMTRPYKIPYYPAPPIIGIILNVLLTGVLVWYLTQTDQLALLLSVGWIALGLLAYYGLNWLRSRSNPTPSGGGGGGGSTPDGPTSGSGPGPDSDPDPTPTSDPIDAAITDSNPSLSGDTDTQEAHTHTTAQEEV, from the coding sequence ATGAGTCAGGGAACTCGCGAGCCAACGGCTGAACTCGGACTGTTAGATGCCACGATGATTGGAATGGGGGCGATGATTGGTGCGGGGATTTTCGTCCTCACAGGACTTGCTGCGGAAATCTCTGGTCCCGCAGCATTACTTGTGTTCGTTCTTAATGGAATTGTCACAGCATTTACCGGATTGTCATACGCTGAACTCGCTGCCTCAATCCCAAAAAGTGGTGGCGGATACGCCTTTGTTCGTGAGATTTTTGATGATCGTTCATCCTTCTTACTGGGATGGATGCTCTGGTTTGCATATATGATTGCAGGAGCACTTTATGCGCTTGGATTTGCCCCAAATTTCATTGAATTACTCCATGTTTATGGATTCACACCGAAACCAGGCGCTGTCAATGCAATTGCCCTTCCGATTATTAGCGTTGATATTCCTGTTCAGTTAGGACTCGCTTTTATTGCTGTTACATTCCTTGTTGTCGTAAATGCGCTCTCGACAGCTGCCAGTGGGAGTGCAGAGACGTTCTTTACAATCACGAAAGTGCTTATTCTACTGATTTTCATATTATTTGGATTCCTTTCAGCCGGTGGTGGTGAACCGACAAGTTTCACGCTTCAGAACTTCGATCCACTGTTCCCCGATGATTCATCTGCATTAAGTATTCTTCCTGCAATGGGACTGACGTTCATTGCGTTTGAGGGATATGATCTCATTACGACTGTCACCGAAGAAGTTGAAAACCCGAGAGAGAATATTCCAAAAGCTATCTTTTTGAGTCTTGCTGCAACTGTCATTATTTATGCACTTGTCGTTTCTGTCGCTATTGGAACGCTCGGAGCATCCGGGCTGGCACAGGCTGGTGAAGCGGGTATTGCAGCAGCAGCGACATCATTCATGCCAACAGGTCTTCCAATTATCAAGAACGGTGGTGCAGTCATTGTCTTCGGAGCCGTTTTCTCAACGCTAACAGCATTGAATGCAGTTGTCATTGCATCCTCACGCGTTGCCTTCGCGATGGGACGCGAAGGGCAGCTGATTGGCTCAATCGGGAATCTTCATCACCGATTTGGAACACCGTTTGTTGCAATCATCGTTAGTGGTGCTGTCATGCTTTTCTCAGTCGCGCTTCCAACAGCGAGTGCCGGTAATATGTCCAGCTTATTTTTCTTATTATCATTCATTATCGTTAATTTCTCAGTGATCAAGCTCAGGCGGGAACGCCCTGACATGACTCGCCCTTACAAAATTCCGTATTATCCTGCACCTCCAATCATTGGAATTATACTCAATGTACTACTCACTGGAGTGCTAGTCTGGTATCTGACCCAAACTGACCAACTCGCATTACTACTTAGTGTGGGATGGATTGCTCTTGGATTACTTGCATACTACGGATTGAACTGGCTTCGATCGCGGTCTAATCCTACTCCAAGTGGTGGTGGCGGTGGTGGTGGCAGCACACCTGATGGACCAACTTCCGGGTCCGGTCCAGGTCCAGATTCAGACCCAGACCCAACTCCGACATCTGACCCTATTGACGCAGCCATTACAGACTCGAACCCATCGCTATCCGGAGATACCGACACTCAAGAGGCCCACACACATACAACTGCTCAGGAGGAAGTCTGA
- a CDS encoding potassium channel family protein gives MSSNQPRTVIAGGGRVGRRTANILSDRGYDIVVIEPNSDRAQTIADDYVATVIEGDATRPAILEQVNLDRVDVIAALTAETGTNLAICLAATRMVPDLKTILRTDVETRGEYDDWVDEVVFPENAAARVAANTVESDVRAIEDTTGSLDLLEVTVAPSAPVAERTLEEVGLPRGCLVVASTGGNRIAGPETELIPDETYTIAVEPSVSDEVLQLFRG, from the coding sequence ATGTCATCAAATCAGCCGCGAACTGTCATTGCCGGTGGGGGTCGTGTTGGTCGACGAACAGCAAATATACTCAGTGATCGCGGATATGATATCGTTGTGATTGAGCCTAACTCAGACCGTGCACAGACAATTGCAGATGATTATGTTGCAACCGTTATTGAAGGCGATGCAACACGACCAGCAATCCTTGAACAAGTCAATCTTGACCGTGTTGATGTCATTGCTGCGCTCACTGCAGAAACAGGAACAAATCTTGCAATCTGCCTTGCAGCGACTCGTATGGTACCTGATCTAAAAACAATTCTTCGGACTGATGTTGAGACCCGCGGCGAGTATGATGACTGGGTTGATGAAGTTGTCTTCCCTGAGAATGCAGCAGCACGTGTTGCTGCTAATACTGTTGAATCAGACGTGCGGGCTATTGAGGATACAACTGGTAGTTTAGACCTACTTGAGGTGACTGTTGCACCCAGTGCCCCGGTTGCGGAACGAACGCTTGAAGAGGTCGGACTCCCTCGCGGATGTCTTGTTGTTGCCAGCACTGGCGGAAATCGTATTGCCGGTCCAGAAACAGAATTGATACCAGACGAAACATATACGATAGCTGTTGAACCATCGGTAAGCGATGAAGTGCTTCAACTCTTCCGCGGGTAA